Proteins from one Cryptomeria japonica chromosome 4, Sugi_1.0, whole genome shotgun sequence genomic window:
- the LOC131061811 gene encoding GDSL esterase/lipase APG yields the protein MEGHYISLSINVLALFLLTLYVPQAAGQRQPLYSALYVFGDSTIDPGNNNFLATVVKSDFPPYGRDFPNGRPTGRFTNGRLVTDQLSELIGLPDLLPASLDPEFRGQKLLTGASFGSSASGYADSTSIPLDVLPLEKQVENFRLYKARLAKQFGHETANKTVSQALFAISGGTDDFANNYFLNHITRKKYTVEQFQDLMLKSLTVFIENVYNEGATTIAIVGLPPFGCLPSQITLHNIVENTCFEEFNEVASSFNSKIKALLEKIKPHFPGAVIAYLDIYDKILDIIKSPSKYGFEEARKGCCGTGLLETAILCNPSSISCAEPSKYVFWDSFHPTTECYQIIANNLFQQALVVFNSPTRRN from the exons ATGGAAGGACATTATATTTCATTGAGCATTAATGTTTTAGCTTTATTTCTTCTTACATTGTATGTCCCTCAGGCAGCAGGGCAAAGACAACCTCTTTATTCAGCGTTGTACGTGTTTGGAGATTCGACCATAGATCCTGGTAACAACAATTTTCTAGCCACTGTTGTCAAATCTGACTTCCCTCCCTACGGAAGAGATTTCCCAAACGGTCGACCTACTGGCAGATTTACAAATGGAAGATTAGTTACAGATCAACTAT CTGAACTGATAGGACTTCCAGATTTGCTGCCTGCATCTTTGGATCCCGAATTTCGAGGACAAAAGCTGCTTACTGGTGCAAGTTTTGGTTCATCTGCTTCAGGATATGCAGATAGTACTTCTATTCCTTTG GATGTGTTGCCACTGGAGAAACAAGTAGAGAATTTCAGGCTCTATAAAGCACGGCTTGCAAAACAATTTGGGCATGAAACTGCCAACAAGACTGTATCTCAAGCATTATTTGCTATAAGTGGAGGAACTGATGACTTTGCCAATAATTATTTCTTAAATCATATAACCAGGAAAAAGTATACCGTTGAACAGTTCCAAGATCTGATGCTAAAGTCTCTAACTGTATTTATAGAG AATGTTTACAACGAGGGTGCTACTACAATTGCCATTGTTGGGCTTCCTCCTTTTGGTTGTTTGCCTTCTCAAATTACTCTCCACAACATTGTAGAAAATACATGCTTTGAGGAGTTTAATGAGGTTGCGAGCTCCTTCAATTCCAAGATCAAAGCTTTACTAGAGAAGATAAAGCCCCATTTTCCTGGTGCTGTTATTGCATATTTAGATATATACGATAAGATCCTTGACATCATTAAATCTCCTTCTAAGTATG GTTTTGAAGAGGCCAGGAAAGGTTGTTGTGGGACAGGTCTGTTGGAGACAGCTATATTGTGCAACCCTAGCAGCATAAGTTGTGCTGAGCCATCCAAATATGTGTTCTGGGATAGTTTTCATCCAACAACTGAATGTTATCAAATTATTGCCAACAACTTATTCCAACAGGCTCTGGTTGTTTTCAACTCACCAACCAGAAGAAACTAA